The following are from one region of the Haemophilus parainfluenzae genome:
- a CDS encoding class II glutamine amidotransferase yields MCQLLGMNCNTPTDIVFSFEGFRRRAGLTDCHSDGFGIAFFEGRGVRIFRDNHAASQSPIADCVKQYKIKSLNVIAHIRKATQGGVTIENTHPFIREIWGQNWVFAHNGNLKDVPDMSESFCQPIGSTDSEAAFCYMAEYLKNRFRRKPSEMEIFEAIQYITKELSQKGTFNFILSNGEWMIAHCSTNLHYLTRKAPFGKAHRIDDDGVIDFNDYAKDGDKVTIITTFPLTKDEPWVKMEHGGFVFFKEGDKIAEVVGVAKEMEDDGTLGNRAAA; encoded by the coding sequence ACACCGACGGATATTGTCTTTTCTTTTGAAGGTTTCCGTCGTCGTGCGGGTCTTACCGACTGCCATTCAGATGGCTTCGGTATCGCTTTTTTTGAAGGTCGTGGTGTGCGTATTTTTCGCGATAACCATGCAGCCTCTCAATCTCCTATTGCGGATTGTGTAAAACAATACAAAATTAAATCGCTCAATGTGATTGCTCACATTCGTAAGGCAACGCAAGGTGGCGTCACCATTGAAAACACTCATCCCTTTATTCGTGAAATTTGGGGACAAAACTGGGTGTTTGCTCACAACGGTAATTTAAAAGATGTGCCAGATATGTCTGAGAGTTTCTGCCAACCCATTGGCTCAACGGATTCAGAAGCAGCCTTTTGTTATATGGCGGAATACTTGAAAAATCGCTTCCGTCGCAAACCGTCTGAAATGGAAATTTTTGAAGCTATCCAATACATTACCAAAGAGCTCTCACAAAAAGGCACCTTTAACTTCATTCTTTCAAACGGAGAATGGATGATTGCCCACTGCTCAACCAATTTGCATTACTTAACACGTAAAGCTCCTTTTGGTAAAGCGCACCGCATTGATGATGATGGCGTCATTGATTTTAATGATTACGCAAAAGATGGCGACAAAGTCACCATCATTACAACGTTCCCGCTCACCAAAGATGAACCTTGGGTTAAAATGGAACATGGTGGTTTCGTCTTCTTCAAAGAAGGGGACAAAATTGCTGAGGTCGTCGGTGTGGCTAAAGAAATGGAAGATGATGGTACATTAGGCAATCGTGCAGCAGCCTAA
- a CDS encoding DUF5377 family protein, whose protein sequence is MSIKTEVLFNNTWNVRISDPGEEGAQSHFFETIYLTLTAYFEGENVHYEFVRKVEDQVKIKRSFTELSELFKFLGDYLDPVSLGNLGVKMGNLGVKTE, encoded by the coding sequence ATGTCAATCAAAACAGAAGTTTTATTTAACAATACTTGGAATGTCCGTATCAGTGATCCGGGTGAGGAAGGCGCTCAAAGCCACTTTTTTGAAACCATTTATCTCACGCTCACGGCTTATTTTGAAGGCGAAAATGTGCATTATGAATTTGTGCGGAAAGTAGAAGATCAAGTAAAAATCAAACGCTCATTTACAGAATTAAGTGAGTTATTCAAATTCTTAGGGGATTATCTGGATCCTGTTTCACTCGGTAACCTCGGCGTAAAAATGGGTAACTTAGGAGTGAAAACCGAATAA
- a CDS encoding alternative ribosome-rescue factor A, protein MTKKIKSAVENQPIYQHTKGVVKDNAVMALLHDKLFRQRVEKKRKGKGSYQRKAKYASNWFEKPDDKVFDFKNFIIGFFVSISV, encoded by the coding sequence ATGACGAAAAAAATAAAGAGTGCGGTTGAAAATCAGCCCATTTATCAACACACCAAAGGTGTTGTGAAAGATAATGCCGTGATGGCACTATTACACGACAAATTATTCCGCCAACGCGTTGAGAAAAAACGTAAAGGCAAAGGCAGTTACCAACGAAAAGCAAAATATGCGAGCAATTGGTTTGAAAAGCCCGATGATAAAGTTTTTGATTTCAAAAATTTTATCATCGGGTTTTTCGTTTCAATTTCAGTATAA
- the arsC gene encoding arsenate reductase (glutaredoxin) (This arsenate reductase requires both glutathione and glutaredoxin to convert arsenate to arsenite, after which the efflux transporter formed by ArsA and ArsB can extrude the arsenite from the cell, providing resistance.), producing MSVTIYHNPRCSKSRETLALLEEKGIQPTIELYLQQHYSVEALQQLANKLGLDDVRKMMRTKDELYQSLGLANPALTNDDLLKAISENSALLERPIVVKGEKAKIGRPPESVLAIL from the coding sequence ATGTCTGTGACGATTTATCATAATCCGCGTTGCTCAAAAAGCCGTGAAACCTTAGCTTTATTAGAAGAAAAAGGCATTCAACCGACGATTGAACTTTATTTACAACAACACTACTCTGTTGAAGCATTGCAGCAACTGGCTAATAAATTAGGATTAGATGATGTCAGAAAAATGATGCGTACCAAAGATGAACTTTATCAATCATTAGGGTTAGCTAATCCTGCATTAACGAATGACGATTTATTAAAAGCCATCAGTGAAAATTCAGCCCTATTAGAACGTCCGATTGTGGTAAAAGGTGAAAAAGCTAAAATTGGACGACCGCCTGAAAGCGTACTCGCTATTTTGTAA
- a CDS encoding AI-2E family transporter, translating into MLEMLKNWYSRRLSDPQAMGLLAILLFGFIAIYFFSDLIAPLLIAIVLAYLLEMPINFLTKKLKFPRMLATLVIFGGFITLALLIFFGLVPTLWNQMISLLSDLPAMFNKLHEWLLALPEHYPELIDYTMIDTFFSAARAKILGFGESAVKLSITSLMNLVSLGIYAFLVPLMMFFMLKDKTELLAGVSRFLPKNRLLASKVWNEMQQQIANYIHGKLLEILIVGVVTYIIFLSFGLNYPLLLSVAVGLSVLVPYIGAVLVTIPVALVAMFQFGISPTFWYLIVAFAVSQLLDGNLLVPYLFSEVVNLHPLVIIISVLIFGGLWGFWGVFFAIPLATLVKAVLNALPD; encoded by the coding sequence ATGTTAGAAATGCTAAAAAATTGGTATAGCCGTCGCTTAAGCGATCCGCAGGCGATGGGGCTACTTGCCATTTTGTTGTTTGGCTTTATTGCGATTTATTTCTTTAGTGATTTAATTGCCCCCTTGCTGATTGCCATTGTATTAGCATATTTATTGGAAATGCCAATTAATTTCCTAACGAAAAAATTAAAATTTCCTCGAATGCTCGCTACGCTAGTCATTTTTGGTGGATTTATAACCTTGGCGTTATTAATTTTCTTCGGGCTTGTGCCAACATTATGGAATCAAATGATTTCCTTATTAAGCGATTTGCCAGCCATGTTCAATAAGTTACATGAATGGTTGTTAGCCCTTCCAGAGCATTATCCTGAACTTATTGACTATACCATGATTGATACCTTTTTTAGTGCTGCTCGTGCGAAGATTTTGGGCTTCGGTGAATCTGCGGTGAAATTGTCGATTACTTCATTAATGAACCTTGTATCACTGGGTATTTATGCATTTTTAGTGCCATTAATGATGTTCTTTATGCTGAAAGATAAAACTGAGCTTCTTGCGGGTGTGAGCCGATTTTTACCTAAAAATCGTCTTTTAGCCTCTAAAGTATGGAATGAAATGCAGCAACAAATTGCGAATTATATTCATGGTAAGCTGTTGGAAATTTTGATTGTCGGCGTGGTGACTTACATCATCTTTTTAAGCTTTGGTTTAAATTATCCGCTGTTGCTTTCTGTTGCCGTTGGGCTTTCTGTATTAGTACCTTATATCGGCGCGGTATTGGTGACGATTCCTGTTGCGTTAGTGGCCATGTTCCAGTTTGGCATTTCCCCAACGTTTTGGTATTTAATTGTGGCCTTTGCGGTGAGTCAACTTCTCGATGGAAACTTGTTGGTACCGTATTTATTCTCTGAAGTCGTTAATTTACACCCTTTAGTAATCATTATTTCAGTGCTGATTTTTGGTGGATTATGGGGGTTCTGGGGCGTATTCTTCGCTATTCCATTGGCAACGCTCGTTAAAGCGGTGCTGAATGCATTGCCGGATTAG
- the tsaA gene encoding tRNA (N6-threonylcarbamoyladenosine(37)-N6)-methyltransferase TrmO, giving the protein MNDLTLTLHPIAVIHTPYKEKFSVPRQPDLVQDGIGIVELLPPYNSPEAVRGLEQFSHLWLIFQFDKVPHGKWQSTVRPPRLGGNQRVGVFASRATHRPNPLGLSKVELRQVECIHGRVFLHLGSVDLVDGTPIFDIKPYITYADSEPEAKSSFAQEKPPAKLSVEFTEIAQSAVEKYHKNRPHLARFITEVIAQDPRPAYQQGKETDRIYGISLYEFNIKWRIKAGTTDCVEILDIQKLKEQKS; this is encoded by the coding sequence ATGAATGATTTAACACTGACTCTTCACCCCATTGCGGTGATTCACACGCCTTACAAAGAAAAATTCTCGGTGCCACGACAGCCAGATTTAGTACAGGATGGCATTGGTATTGTGGAACTGCTCCCTCCGTATAATTCACCAGAAGCGGTGCGAGGCTTAGAGCAATTTAGCCATCTTTGGCTTATTTTCCAATTCGACAAAGTGCCCCATGGAAAATGGCAATCTACTGTTCGCCCCCCTCGTTTAGGCGGCAATCAACGTGTCGGTGTATTTGCTTCACGCGCTACACATCGCCCAAATCCGCTAGGCTTATCCAAAGTTGAATTACGCCAAGTGGAATGCATTCATGGTCGTGTTTTTCTACATTTAGGATCCGTGGATCTTGTCGATGGTACACCTATTTTTGATATTAAACCTTATATTACCTATGCTGATAGCGAACCTGAGGCAAAATCAAGTTTCGCGCAAGAAAAACCACCTGCAAAATTAAGCGTAGAATTTACAGAAATCGCCCAAAGCGCGGTGGAAAAATATCACAAAAATCGACCGCACTTAGCAAGATTTATTACGGAAGTGATCGCTCAAGATCCCCGTCCCGCTTATCAACAAGGTAAAGAAACTGATCGCATTTATGGTATTAGTCTCTACGAATTTAATATTAAATGGCGTATTAAAGCAGGGACAACAGATTGTGTCGAAATTCTGGATATCCAAAAATTAAAAGAACAAAAAAGCTGA
- a CDS encoding 1,4-dihydroxy-2-naphthoate polyprenyltransferase, with amino-acid sequence MTNHKLKMWWETARPKTLPLALASIFTGSALAYWADKESFNLTVMLLCLLTTILLQVLSNFANDYGDHQKGSDTEERIGPLRGIQQGAISANELKWGLILMAVGSFFSGAFLIGIAYQSLTDLLAFAGLGILAIIAAITYTVGAKPYGYLGLGDLSVLLFFGLLGVGGTYYLQTHSIDSLITLPALGSGLLATAVLNINNLRDIEQDAKVGKNTLVVRMGPKKGRIYHCVLLSVAALCYVLFAASTAFSPWHFLFLLAFPLLLKHALFVYRSKEPAVLRPMLAQMSMISLFINILFSLGLLIG; translated from the coding sequence ATGACAAATCATAAATTGAAAATGTGGTGGGAAACCGCTCGCCCAAAAACCTTGCCTTTGGCATTAGCTTCTATTTTTACCGGCTCTGCATTGGCATATTGGGCGGATAAAGAGAGTTTTAATCTTACCGTAATGTTACTTTGCTTACTTACTACCATCTTATTGCAGGTACTTTCCAACTTTGCTAACGATTACGGCGATCATCAAAAAGGATCAGATACCGAAGAACGTATAGGGCCTTTACGTGGTATTCAGCAAGGTGCAATTTCCGCGAATGAGCTCAAATGGGGCTTAATTTTAATGGCCGTAGGTTCATTCTTTTCAGGTGCATTCTTAATTGGTATCGCATATCAAAGTCTTACTGATTTATTGGCCTTTGCTGGTTTGGGTATTCTAGCCATTATTGCTGCCATTACTTATACCGTAGGCGCTAAACCTTATGGTTATTTAGGTTTAGGCGATTTGTCTGTTTTGCTCTTTTTTGGACTATTAGGTGTAGGTGGAACTTATTATCTCCAAACTCACAGCATTGATAGCTTAATTACTCTACCTGCACTGGGCTCCGGTTTATTAGCAACAGCCGTTTTAAATATCAATAATTTACGTGATATTGAGCAAGATGCAAAAGTAGGAAAAAATACTTTAGTTGTACGTATGGGACCGAAGAAAGGACGTATTTATCACTGTGTTTTATTAAGCGTTGCTGCTTTATGTTATGTGCTATTTGCGGCATCAACAGCATTTAGCCCTTGGCATTTCTTATTTTTATTGGCATTTCCATTGTTATTAAAACACGCATTATTTGTTTATCGCAGCAAAGAGCCCGCAGTGTTGCGTCCGATGTTGGCTCAGATGTCTATGATTTCTTTATTTATCAATATCTTGTTTAGTTTAGGCTTGCTTATCGGCTAA
- the rraA gene encoding ribonuclease E activity regulator RraA, which translates to MYIDTSELCDIYADQVDVVEPIFSSFGGVSNFYGKVTTVKCFENNGLIAEILEENGNGRVLVVDGGGAVRRALIDAELAQLAADNDWAGIIVYGAVRQIQQLENIDIGIHALAPIPVGADENNQGESDIPVNFGGVTFFPEDYIYADLTGIILSQEALDLEDVEEE; encoded by the coding sequence ATGTATATCGATACTTCAGAACTTTGTGATATTTATGCTGATCAAGTGGATGTGGTTGAGCCAATTTTTTCTAGCTTTGGTGGCGTCAGCAATTTCTACGGCAAAGTGACGACAGTAAAATGTTTTGAAAATAATGGATTAATTGCCGAAATTCTCGAAGAAAATGGTAACGGCAGAGTGCTTGTCGTAGATGGCGGTGGTGCAGTACGTCGTGCTTTAATTGATGCAGAGCTTGCACAACTTGCCGCAGATAATGACTGGGCGGGCATTATTGTTTATGGTGCCGTGCGTCAAATTCAACAACTTGAAAATATTGATATTGGTATTCATGCGCTTGCACCAATTCCAGTGGGCGCAGATGAAAATAATCAGGGTGAAAGTGATATTCCAGTCAATTTTGGTGGTGTAACGTTCTTCCCTGAAGACTACATTTATGCCGATTTAACAGGTATTATTCTTTCACAAGAAGCATTAGATTTAGAAGACGTTGAAGAAGAATAA
- a CDS encoding DASS family sodium-coupled anion symporter, giving the protein MNETNTTKNYKSGIIFLLAIACFFILLKSLPFAPKENAGLALLAFVAILWLTEALHVTVTALLVPLLAIALDLVTTKQALVAFADPTIFLFFGGFALATALHIQKLDKMIANKIMAMARGNLFVAVMYLFAITAFLSMWMSNTATAAMMLPLAMGILSKLDKEKEHNTYVFVLLGIAYSASIGGMGTLVGSPPNAIVASNLHLTFSDWLWYGLPIMLILMPLMIGTLFIVFKPRLHLHFEQNFERIEMNGQRVLTLVIFGLIALCWVFSSYINPIISSVFGLAKNIGSFDSVVALLAAVIICSTGVANWKQIQESTDWGVLMLFGGGLTLSAVLKDSGASKVLADGIVFLVQGQHYYLIGLLVATFIIFLTEFTSNTASAALLVPIFISIAQSLGMPEIGLALIIGLGASCAFMLPVATPPNAIVFGTGHVRQSDMVKAGFILNIVCILVIATIGYYFWLN; this is encoded by the coding sequence ATGAACGAAACAAACACAACAAAAAATTATAAAAGTGGGATTATCTTTCTGCTGGCGATAGCCTGTTTTTTTATTTTATTAAAATCTTTACCTTTCGCACCTAAGGAAAATGCTGGTTTAGCATTATTAGCCTTTGTGGCGATTCTTTGGTTAACTGAGGCGTTACATGTCACCGTGACCGCTCTTTTGGTGCCATTACTTGCAATTGCTCTTGATTTGGTGACAACCAAACAAGCTTTAGTGGCGTTTGCTGACCCAACCATTTTCTTATTCTTTGGTGGTTTTGCTTTAGCAACAGCTTTGCACATACAAAAACTCGATAAAATGATTGCCAATAAAATCATGGCAATGGCGCGTGGTAATTTGTTTGTCGCTGTGATGTATCTTTTTGCTATTACCGCTTTCCTTTCCATGTGGATGAGTAACACTGCAACAGCCGCCATGATGTTACCTTTAGCAATGGGGATCTTAAGCAAACTTGATAAAGAAAAAGAACATAATACTTATGTCTTCGTATTATTGGGGATTGCGTATAGTGCAAGTATTGGTGGTATGGGAACATTAGTAGGTAGCCCACCAAATGCTATCGTTGCAAGTAACTTACATTTAACTTTCTCTGATTGGTTATGGTATGGTTTACCAATTATGCTCATTTTGATGCCGTTGATGATTGGTACACTTTTCATTGTCTTTAAACCAAGACTTCATTTACATTTTGAACAAAACTTTGAACGTATTGAAATGAATGGCCAACGTGTTTTAACGCTTGTGATTTTTGGTCTCATTGCGCTTTGTTGGGTATTTAGTAGTTATATTAATCCAATCATTTCAAGTGTATTTGGTCTTGCTAAAAATATCGGTAGTTTTGATAGCGTTGTCGCATTGCTTGCTGCTGTCATTATTTGTTCAACTGGTGTGGCAAATTGGAAACAAATCCAAGAAAGCACGGACTGGGGTGTATTAATGCTTTTCGGTGGTGGCTTAACTTTAAGCGCCGTGTTAAAAGATTCTGGTGCAAGTAAAGTATTAGCTGACGGTATTGTATTCTTAGTTCAAGGACAACATTACTATCTCATTGGTTTATTGGTCGCAACCTTCATTATTTTCTTAACTGAATTTACATCCAATACTGCGAGTGCAGCATTATTAGTGCCAATCTTTATTTCTATCGCGCAATCTCTTGGTATGCCAGAAATTGGTCTTGCCTTAATCATCGGTTTAGGTGCTTCTTGTGCCTTTATGTTACCAGTGGCGACACCGCCAAATGCAATCGTATTTGGTACGGGACATGTTCGTCAGAGTGATATGGTGAAAGCTGGGTTTATCTTAAATATTGTGTGTATACTCGTTATCGCGACAATAGGATATTATTTCTGGTTGAATTAA